The segment ACTGTTGTagtttagctaacgttaaccgTTAAGTCTGTATTACCCGGCTAATGTTAACGTATTACAGTGTAAGCATATCTGCGCTCGTGTCGCTTGTGCCTAAATCTGTAATTTTCCGAGCGAGTTATTCCACTCCCaatatcatagactgtataaaatatctAAGACTGTGGTCAATAGTTAGCAAACCAGAGCCGTTATCGCTGCCTAGTAACGAGATAAACTACTCTTCAACCTACCgtgaaaaaaagcacaaacCATCCTTTTGCAGGATGTCCCGCCTTActatgctgtgattggctagtatgTTACTTCAACGCGTGGTTGTAATTGGATGCTAGGTACTACTGACTGTGACGTTGACCAATGACTTATTTCCAAACCAAGTCAATATCATAATACCACTGtataaaaatacagtacagtacttATTTGATTTTGAATCAACCACTAATTCATTTcaaataaagttaatttaaaaaaaaacaagcctcGTGACGTACTTCCGATTTTCGCCAGTGAGCGGCACTGCAGTTTCCGGTTCAGTTCCCACTCCAGTCACTACGGCGGTAAAATGAATCAGTATCAAGACGTGGGAGCTGTAACTGTACGAAAAAGGAAGAAATATAATGTCAGGGATGCTTTTAAGTTTCAGAGAACGACGGGTGGCTCTAATGAGCACTGCTGTGTGCCACTTTGTACCGCTTCAAGTCGCTATAACAGCGAACTCAGCTTCCACCGCTTCCCGAAACAAAACGGACTTCGTGAGGAGTGGCTGCAGCAGATTCGTAGGACGGGATTTACGGTAACTCCGCATACGAAGGTATGCGGCCGACATTTCGAAAAATTCCACATTCGTGTTACTGTTAATGGTAGACGGGTTTTAGCTGCAAGCGCCGTGCCAACATTGTTTGCATGGAACAATTACGCTACCAGCAAGACAGGGGCCGGGACTCGACCGACATCAAGTCCGGATCCAAGCCCAATGGAGACCGAGGAGGAGATGGTCCCAATGCTCGAGGACCACGACTACGGAGCCTGTCGCGTGGTGTGTGTGAACCGGGAGCGGTATGAAAAAATGCGTGAGGAAATCGAGGCGCTGAGACAGCAGCTCCACACACTCCATATGGAGAAATCATTTGGACTCGAGCGGTTTGCTTCGTCACCAGAGGACATCAGATTTTACACCAGGTAAGATATCTACAACAAATCTATCAAGCTAAGTTAATAGTTGTAAGATCAACGTTTGACGTTACCAAGTGGTTGCATCTATTGTCTGTTTtactattttctctctgtcttcttatTCTAATGTCGAACTTGTATGATAACTAATTCAGCTGTAATACTGTATCTATATTTTAGATTCCCCTCATATGAGCATCTGATGGCGTTTTGGAACCTGATCAGTACAGCTACAGCCAAACTGGTTAGGGTCACCACCAGAGCAAGGAAAACCTATGCCACTAGCACAACAACTGAAAGCCCCTTAACCAGACCGACTGTAAGTACCCCTCcccccaaccacacacacacacacacacacacacacacacacagacagacttagagacaaagacaaagactcagcgacacaaagacacacacacaaaattgaaaatgaTGATTTTGAACTAACACTCATTAAACATTTCTCCCCCAGAAACTGCTGCCAATAGACGaactcttcctcttcctgtcatACCTGTCCACCGGCTGTACCCAGAGGGAGCTGGGCCATAGATTTAACATCCACCGAGCCACAGTCAGCCGAGTCATCGTGACCTGGGCCAACTTCCTCTACAGCCTACTGGGCTCGGTCCGTACATGGATGTCTCCAGCAGCTGTGAAGGCCAGTCTTCCGCGTGTCTTTCATGGCAGCTACAGCGACACACAAGTAGTCCTTGACTGCACAGAGCTACGGTGTCAAACTCCTTCATCCCTGCTCCCTCAGAGTGAAGACTTCTCCAACTACAAGTCCCACCGCACCTTCAAGGCCATGGTGGGAATGTCCCCTCACGGAGCCCTGACTTTTGTGTCAGCACTCTTTGAGGGTTCCATGAGCGACAAGGAGGTGTTTCGTCAGTCAGGGATTACATCACTCTTAACACCTGACATGGCCATCATGGTTGATAAGGGCTTCATGGTGGATGACCTTGTACCTGGGACTGTTCATTGTCCTGCCTTCCTCTCCAAGAAGACGCAAATGCCGGAGGTGGATGTTCCGAAAACGCAGTCCATTGCTCGTTTGAGAGTGCACGTCGAGAGGATGATCCGAAGagttaaagaaaataaactctttGATACCACTATCCCTCTCTCCATCGCAGGGAGCATAAACCAGCTCTTCACAGTCGCATGTCTCCTCTCAAACTACCAAAATGGACCTCTTGTCAAGAAATAGAGATATGAAGTTTGAAATTGTGGCCATATCACCATATCCTCCTTCTGATGAACTTaacatgaacatttttattCCTCAGCTGttgtaaattacatttttcatagCGAGTcttatttttgtacaattgaTTGATTCTCTCTCACATCTTTTATTTACTTAACACTTCTTAAGGCTAAATTTTGTTTTGACATTGTGCAATTTTGCACAAAGTAATGTacttgacatactatgtatttcTGTAAGTAAACTGTGAACAAACAAGTGCACATTTTCTGCAGTTTCTCACTCATAAATGTCTTAACATTTCAGCCTGAAGGCTGTACAGGTGCAGCTCAATAAATTGgaaatcatggaaaaacaatgtaaaacaatgtaaaatgatgGAATTAATTCCTGACGATATTGTAAACAAATGGAAGAATTGTttagtttaggaaa is part of the Epinephelus moara isolate mb chromosome 10, YSFRI_EMoa_1.0, whole genome shotgun sequence genome and harbors:
- the LOC126396825 gene encoding uncharacterized protein LOC126396825, with the protein product MNQYQDVGAVTVRKRKKYNVRDAFKFQRTTGGSNEHCCVPLCTASSRYNSELSFHRFPKQNGLREEWLQQIRRTGFTVTPHTKVCGRHFEKFHIRVTVNGRRVLAASAVPTLFAWNNYATSKTGAGTRPTSSPDPSPMETEEEMVPMLEDHDYGACRVVCVNRERYEKMREEIEALRQQLHTLHMEKSFGLERFASSPEDIRFYTRFPSYEHLMAFWNLISTATAKLVRVTTRARKTYATSTTTESPLTRPTKLLPIDELFLFLSYLSTGCTQRELGHRFNIHRATVSRVIVTWANFLYSLLGSVRTWMSPAAVKASLPRVFHGSYSDTQVVLDCTELRCQTPSSLLPQSEDFSNYKSHRTFKAMVGMSPHGALTFVSALFEGSMSDKEVFRQSGITSLLTPDMAIMVDKGFMVDDLVPGTVHCPAFLSKKTQMPEVDVPKTQSIARLRVHVERMIRRVKENKLFDTTIPLSIAGSINQLFTVACLLSNYQNGPLVKK